In Dromiciops gliroides isolate mDroGli1 chromosome 4, mDroGli1.pri, whole genome shotgun sequence, one DNA window encodes the following:
- the LOC122753431 gene encoding keratin-associated protein 9-1-like — MVSSCCFAPACCQPTCCKTVCCRTTCCKPICCEPNCCQPCCQPSCYESSCCQPTCCRTVCCRTTCCDPTCCESSCCQPTTCGSSCFTPCCQPTCYKTVCCRTTCKPICCEPSFCQPCCQPSCCESICCQPTCCRTVCWRKTSCEPTCCVPSCYQPCCQPSCCQPTCCRTLCYHSPC, encoded by the coding sequence ATGGTCAGTTCCTGCTGCTTTGCTCCTGCCTGCTGCCAGCCAACATGCTGCAAGACAGTTTGCTGCAGAACAACTTGCTGTAAGCCAATCTGTTGTGAGCCCAACTGCTGCCAACCTTGCTGTCAACCATCCTGCTATGAGTCCAGCTGCTGTCAGCCAACATGCTGTAGGACAGTCTGCTGCAGAACAACTTGTTGTGATCCAACCTGCTGTGAGTCCAGCTGCTGCCAACCTACCACCTGTGGCTCTAGCTGCTTCACACCTTGCTGCCAGCCAACATGCTACAAGACAGTCTGTTGCAGAACAACTTGTAAACCAATCTGTTGTGAGCCCAGCTTCTGCCAACCTTGCTGTCAGCCATCCTGCTGTGAGTCCATCTGCTGTCAGCCAACATGCTGTAGGACAGTTTGCTGGAGAAAAACTTCTTGTGAGCCAACCTGCTGTGTGCCCAGCTGCTACCAACCTTGCTGTCAGCCTTCATGCTGTCAGCCAACTTGCTGCAGAACACTCTGCTACCATTCACCCTGCTAA
- the LOC122754800 gene encoding keratin-associated protein 9-1-like, with the protein MVSSCCFAPACCQPTCCKTVCCRTTCCKPTCFVPSCCQPCCQPSCYESSCCQPTCCKTVCCRTTCCKPICCESSCCQPCCQPSCCESSCCLPTCCRTVCWKKTCCEPTCCESSCCQPTTCSSSCCTPCCQTSSCEPTCCVPSCCQPCCQPSCCQPTCCKTICYFSPCYSPNGCGSNCCSPSCC; encoded by the coding sequence ATGGTCAGCTCCTGCTGCTTTGCTCCTGCCTGCTGCCAGCCAACATGCTGCAAGACAGTCTGCTGCAGAACAACTTGCTGTAAGCCAACCTGCTTTGTGCCCAGTTGCTGCCAACCTTGCTGCCAGCCATCCTGCTATGAGTCCAGCTGCTGTCAGCCAACATGCTGTAAGACAGTCTGCTGCAGAACAACTTGTTGTAAACCAATCTGTTGTGAGTCTAGCTGCTGCCAACCCTGCTGTCAGCCATCCTGCTGTGAGTCCAGCTGCTGTCTGCCAACATGCTGTAGGACAGTTTGTTGGAAAAAAACTTGTTGTGAGCCAACCTGCTGTGAGTCCAGCTGCTGCCAACCTACCACCTGTAGCTCTAGCTGCTGCACACCTTGCTGCCAAACAAGTTCTTGTGAGCCAACCTGCTGTGTTCCCAGCTGCTGCCAACCTTGCTGTCAGCCTTCATGCTGTCAGCCAACTTGCTGCAAAACAATCTGCTACTTTTCACCCTGCTACAGCCCCAATGGTTGTGGGTCCAACTGCTGTTCCCCATCCTGCTGTTGA